The Hemibagrus wyckioides isolate EC202008001 linkage group LG10, SWU_Hwy_1.0, whole genome shotgun sequence genome includes a window with the following:
- the LOC131360444 gene encoding AP-2 complex subunit alpha-2, which translates to MPAVSKGDGMRGLAVFISDIRNCKSKEAEIKRINKELANIRSKFKGDKALDGYSKKKYVCKLLFIFLLGHDIDFGHMEAVNLLSSNKYTEKQIGYLFISVLVNSNSDLIRLINNAIKNDLSSRNPTFMNLALHCIANVGSREMAEAFASEVPRILVAGDTMDSVKQSAALCLLRLNRTSPDLVPMGEWTSRVVHLLNDQHLGVVTAATSLIITLAQKNPDDFKTAVSLAVARLSRIVTSASTDLQDYTYYFVAAPWLSVKLLRLLQCYPPPEDAAIRGRLTECLETILNKAQEPPKSKKVQHSNAKNAVLFEAISLIIHHDSEPTLLVRACNQLGQFLQHRETNLRYLALESMCTLASSEFSHEAVKTHIDTVINALKTERDVSVRQRAVDLLYAMCDRSNAKQIVAEMLSYLETADYSIREEIVLKVAILAEKYAVDYTWYVDTILNLIRIAGDYVSEEVWYRVIQIVINRDDVQGYAAKTVFEALQAPACHENLVKVGGYILGEFGNLIAGDPRSSPLIQFNLLHSKFHLCSVPTRALLLSAYVKFINLFPEVKGTIQEVLRSDSQLRNADVELQQRAVEYLRLSCIASTDILATVLEEMPPFPERESSILAKLKKKKGSGTVPEVDENRKERNVNGNTDHTAASTNAKVNSSSPPSDLVSLGNSTSLNSASPPVASSTGSLLVDVFSENQAASFSASTPIIEENLSRFVCKNNGVLYENQLLQIGLKSEFRQNLGRMYVFYGNKTTTQFVNFSTSVVCHDALSNQLNVHTKAIDPVIDGGAQLQQVLNIECLSDFVDAPVLSIHFRYGGSMQNISVRLPITLNKFFQPTEMTSQEFFQRWKQLGAPQQEVQKIFKAKHSMDTEITKAKIIGFGTALLDGVDPNPSNFVGAGVIHTKTIQVGCLLRLEPNTQAQMYRLTLRTSRDTVSQRLCELLSEQF; encoded by the exons GGCTACCTGTTTATCTCAGTGCTGGTGAACAGCAACAGCGATCTGATCCGCCTCATCAACAACGCCATAAAGAATGACCTGAGCAGCAGGAACCCCACCTTCATGAACCTGGCACTGCACTGCATTGCCAATGTGGGCAGCCGAGAGATGGCCGAGGCGTTTGCTTCAGAGGTGCCACGCATCCTGGTGGCAGG agACACAATGGACAGCGTGAAGCAGAGTGCAGCTCTGTGTTTGTTGCGGCTCAACCGGACGTCCCCCGATCTTGTCCCCATGGGCGAATGGACGTCACGTGTTGTGCACCTTCTCAATGATCAACacttg GGAGTGGTGACGGCAGCGACAAGTCTCATCATCACTCTGGCTCAGAAGAACCCAGACGACTTTAAGACCGCCGTGTCTCTGGCTGTGGCCAGACTCAGCAGG atcGTCACGTCAGCATCCACAGACCTGCAGGACTATACATATTATTTTGTTGCAGCTCCGTGGCTGTCAGTCAAACTGCTCCGCCTGCTGCAGTGTTATCCACCaccag AGGATGCAGCGATCCGTGGACGCCTAACCGAGTGCCTGGAGACGATTCTGAACAAAGCACAAGAGCCTCCTAAATCCAAGAAGGTGCAGCACTCCAACGCCAAGAATGCAGTCCTGTTTGAGGCCATCAGTCTCATCATCCACCACGACAG TGAGCCGACCCTGCTGGTGCGAGCTTGTAATCAGTTGGGTCAGTTTCTTCAGCACAGGGAGACGAACCTGCGCTATCTGGCCCTGGAGAGCATGTGCACTTTGGCGAGTTCGGAGTTTTCCCACGAGGCTGTAAAAACCCACATTGACACTGTGATTAATGCACTAAAG actgagcgtgatgtgagtgtgaggcAGCGTGCTGTGGACCTTCTCTATGCCATGTGCGACCGTAGCAACGCCAAACAGATTGTCGCCGAGATGCTGAGCTACCTGGAGACAGCTGATTACTCAATCAGAGAAGAGATC GTTCTGAAAGTGGCAATCCTGGCAGAAAAGTATGCAGTGGACTACACATGGTATGTAGACACCATCCTGAACCTCATCCGCATCGCTGGGGATTACGTAAGTGAGGAAGTATGGTACCGAGTCATTCAGATCGTCATCAACCGAGATGATGTGCAGGGATACGCTGCCAAAACTGTGTTTGAG GCCCTACAGGCTCCAGCCTGCCATGAAAACCTGGTAAAAGTGGGCGGTTACATTCTGGGTGAGTTTGGAAATCTTATTGCCGGAGACCCGCGCTCAAG TCCACTTATTCAGTTTAACCTCCTCCACTCCAAGTTCCACTTGTGTTCGGTTCCCACTCGGGCTCTGCTGCTTTCGGCTTACGTCAAATTCATCAACCTTTTCCCCGAGGTGAAGGGCACCATACAGGAGGTGCTTCGTTCAGACAGTCAGCTGCGTAACGCCGATGTGGAGCTGCAGCAACGTGCCGTCGAATACCTGCGCCTCAGCTGCATCGCCAGCACCGATATACTG GCCACAGTGTTGGAGGAGATGCCACCTTTCCCTGAACGAGAATCCTCTATCTTGGCtaagctgaagaagaagaagggatcTGGAACGGTTCCTGAGGTGGATGAAAACCGAAAGGAGCGCAACGTTAACGGGAACACCGATCACACCGCGGCTAGCACGAACGCAAAG GTGAACTCGTCCTCTCCTCCCTCTGACCTCGTGAGTTTGGGAAACAGCACAAGTCTGAACTCTGCCAGTCCTCCAGTGGCGTCCAGCACGGGCAGCTTGCTGGTGGACGTGTTCTCTGAAAACCAGGCAGCCAGTTTCAGTGCCTCCACACCCATCATCGAGGAAAACCTGTCAAG gtttgtCTGTAAGAATAACGGTGTCCTGTATGAGAACCAGCTGCTGCAGATTGGCCTAAAGTCTGAATTCAGACAGAACTTGG GCCGCATGTACGTGTTCTACGGAAACAAAACCACAACGCAGTTTGTGAATTTCTCCACCTCTGTGGTGTGCCACGATGCCCTGAGTAAT CAGCTGAATGTTCACACAAAAGCAATTGATCCTGTAATAGACGGAGGAGCTCAGCTTCAGCAGGTTCTCAACATCGAGTGCTTGTCCGACTTTGTAGATGCCCCAGTGCTCAGTATCCATTTCAG GTATGGAGGCAGCATGCAGAACATCTCTGTGAGACTTCCCATCACTCTAAACAAGTTCTTCCAGCCCACGGAAATGACATCTCAAGAGTTCTTTCAGCGCTGGAAGCAGCTTGGCGC TCCTCAGCAGGAGGTGCAAAAGATCTTCAAGGCTAAGCATTCTATGGATACAGAGATCACCAAGGCTAAG attaTTGGGTTTGGAACAGCGCTGCTAGATGGAGTAGACCCGAATCCTTCTAATTTTGTTGGTGCTGGTGTTATACACACAAAGACGATACAAGTTGGCTGCCTTCTGAGATTAGAACCtaacacacaagcacag ATGTACCGGCTCACCCTGAGGACTAGTCGAGACACCGTGTCTCAGCGGCTGTGTGAGCTGCTCTCAGAACAGTTCTGA
- the LOC131360096 gene encoding ras-related and estrogen-regulated growth inhibitor-like, giving the protein MCVCVRERERESVCVCQCQSDGRRRSGDEVLRCTRADVAVSSVCFSGFLFSVLQHCSSPVHAAAPGTVMSSNFALSRTLRRTGSFPSARTVRIVILGQGAVGKTALAVRFITRRFIGEYDPTLETIYRHELSIGGEAVNFEILDTAGQEEDTLLMEEKIKWADGFLVVYSVTDRCSFDEVMRLCFLVNHIHSRRSCPDPPPVIIVANKKDLEFDRMVSVEEGESLSHGLKLPLREISVRDGWEETAGVFHALYAEIVQQMDKSPPSFRRRGVSRLMEKIPRIHSNAALGSTGRSFSFSSFRDLLPD; this is encoded by the exons atgtgtgtgtgtgtgagagagagagagagagagagtgtgtgtgtgtgtcagtgtcagtcagaCGGGAGACGGCGCTCGGGAGATGAAGTCCTGCGCTGCACGCGCGCGGATGTAGCTGTCTCCTCTGTGTGCTTCTCGGGTTTCCTCTTCAGTGTTCTCCAGCACTGCTCCTCTCCGGTTCATGCGGCGGCTCCGGGAACAGTCATGTCCTCTAATTTCGCTTTATCGCGAACTTTGCGCAGAACCGGGAGCTTCCCTTCTGCCAGAACAGTCCGGATTGTGATCCTGGGACAAGGTGCAGTCGGAAAAACAG CTCTGGCTGTGCGCTTCATCACCAGGAGGTTTATCGGTGAATATGACCCGACTCTCG AGACCATCTACAGACACGAGTTGAGTATCGGGGGTGAAGCTGTGAACTTTGAGATCCTCGATACTGCTGGACAG GAGGAAGACACACTGCTGATGGAAGAGAAAATCAAATGGGCCGACGGTTTCCTCGTAGTTTACTCCGTCACTGACCGCTGTAGCTTCGATGAAGTCATGCGACTGTGCTTTCTGGTGAATCACATCCACAGCAGAAGAAGCTGTCCCGATCCTCCACCAGTCATCATCGTGGCTAATAAAAAAGACCTGGAGTTTGACAGGATGGTGTCGGTAGAGGAGGGTGAGAGTCTGTCACACGGCCTCAAACTCCCTCTGCGTGAGATTTCCGTCCGTGACGGCTGGGAAGAAACGGCCGGCGTGTTTCATGCACTCTACGCCGAAATAGTGCAGCAAATGGACAAATCACCTCCGTCCTTCCGAAGACGTGGCGTGTCCAGACTGATGGAGAAAATCCCCAGAATTCACTCCAACGCCGCTCTGGGGTCCACGGGCCGTAGTTTCAGCTTCAGTTCGTTCAGAGACCTGCTGCCTGACTGA